The proteins below are encoded in one region of Podarcis raffonei isolate rPodRaf1 chromosome 6, rPodRaf1.pri, whole genome shotgun sequence:
- the TMEM121 gene encoding transmembrane protein 121 isoform X2 codes for MVLPPPDKRHVCLTTIVIMTSMAFMDAYLVEQNQGPRKIGVCIIVLNYKADKRNLETVARKALTLLLSICVPGLYLVLVALDSMEYIRTFRKKEDLRGRLFWVALDLLDILDIQANLWEPHKTGLPIWAEGLMFFYCYILLLILPCVSLSEISMQGEHIAPQKMMLYPVLSLVTINVVTIFIRAINMVLFQDSRVSTIFIGKNIIAIATKACTFLEYKKQVKEFPQNAIALELQQNSVPHNQTVHSSQGIAHEQSPTREILDT; via the exons ATGGTGCTTCCACCCCCAGACAAGCGGCATGTGTGTCTTACCACTATTGTTATAATGACCAGCATGGCATTCATGGATGCTTATCTAGTGGAGCAGAATCAGGGGCCCCGTAAGATTGGTGTCTGCATTATTGTCCTG AACTACAAGGCTGATAAGAGAAACCTGGAGACAGTGGCCAGGAAGGCACTGACCTTGCTGCTCTCCATCTGCGTGCCAGGACTATACTTGGTGCTCGTGGCTTTGGACAGCATGGAGTACATCCGCACTTTTCGGAAGAAAGAGGACTTGCGAGGAAGGCTCTTCTGGGTAGCCTTAGACCTCCTGGATATCTTGGACATTCAAGCCAACCTGTGGGAGCCACACAAGACGGGGCTGCCCATCTGGGCAGAAGGCCTCATGTTCTTCTACTGCTACATTCTTCTCCTGATCCTCCCTTGCGTATCGCTCAGCGAAATCAGCATGCAAGGGGAGCACATCGCTCCGCAGAAAATGATGCTCTACCCTGTCCTGAGCCTGGTGACCATCAACGTCGTCACCATCTTCATCCGCGCCATCAACATGGTGTTGTTCCAAGACAGCAGAGTCTCCACCATCTTCATCGGCAAGAACATCATCGCCATCGCCACCAAGGCCTGCACGTTCCTCGAGTACAAGAAGCAGGTGAAGGAGTTTCCCCAAAACGCCATTGCGCTTGAGCTGCAGCAGAACTCGGTGCCCCACAACCAGACAGTCCACAGTTCGCAGGGCATTGCCCACGAGCAGTCGCCCACCAGGGAGATCTTGGACACATGA
- the TMEM121 gene encoding transmembrane protein 121 isoform X1 codes for MVLPPPDKRHVCLTTIVIMTSMAFMDAYLVEQNQGPRKIGVCIIVLVGDICFLIVLRYVAVWVGAEVKTAKRGYAMILWFLYIFVLEIKLYFIFQNYKADKRNLETVARKALTLLLSICVPGLYLVLVALDSMEYIRTFRKKEDLRGRLFWVALDLLDILDIQANLWEPHKTGLPIWAEGLMFFYCYILLLILPCVSLSEISMQGEHIAPQKMMLYPVLSLVTINVVTIFIRAINMVLFQDSRVSTIFIGKNIIAIATKACTFLEYKKQVKEFPQNAIALELQQNSVPHNQTVHSSQGIAHEQSPTREILDT; via the coding sequence ATGGTGCTTCCACCCCCAGACAAGCGGCATGTGTGTCTTACCACTATTGTTATAATGACCAGCATGGCATTCATGGATGCTTATCTAGTGGAGCAGAATCAGGGGCCCCGTAAGATTGGTGTCTGCATTATTGTCCTGGTAGGAGACATCTGCTTTCTGATTGTGCTGCGCTACGTGGCTGTCTGGGTGGGGGCTGAGGTCAAAACGGCCAAGCGTGGCTatgctatgattctgtggttcCTCTACATCTTTGTACTGGAAATCAAACTCTACTTTATATTCCAGAACTACAAGGCTGATAAGAGAAACCTGGAGACAGTGGCCAGGAAGGCACTGACCTTGCTGCTCTCCATCTGCGTGCCAGGACTATACTTGGTGCTCGTGGCTTTGGACAGCATGGAGTACATCCGCACTTTTCGGAAGAAAGAGGACTTGCGAGGAAGGCTCTTCTGGGTAGCCTTAGACCTCCTGGATATCTTGGACATTCAAGCCAACCTGTGGGAGCCACACAAGACGGGGCTGCCCATCTGGGCAGAAGGCCTCATGTTCTTCTACTGCTACATTCTTCTCCTGATCCTCCCTTGCGTATCGCTCAGCGAAATCAGCATGCAAGGGGAGCACATCGCTCCGCAGAAAATGATGCTCTACCCTGTCCTGAGCCTGGTGACCATCAACGTCGTCACCATCTTCATCCGCGCCATCAACATGGTGTTGTTCCAAGACAGCAGAGTCTCCACCATCTTCATCGGCAAGAACATCATCGCCATCGCCACCAAGGCCTGCACGTTCCTCGAGTACAAGAAGCAGGTGAAGGAGTTTCCCCAAAACGCCATTGCGCTTGAGCTGCAGCAGAACTCGGTGCCCCACAACCAGACAGTCCACAGTTCGCAGGGCATTGCCCACGAGCAGTCGCCCACCAGGGAGATCTTGGACACATGA